From the Deinococcus arcticus genome, one window contains:
- a CDS encoding arsenate reductase ArsC → MTDAPRPIRVLFLCTGNTARSQMAQVLLEHHGGDRFQVTSAGLEPGEVNPLTVQVLKEQGFPTEHLQAKGVRPLIAEHFTYVITVCDRAEANCPSFPNATYRLSWSFDDPAAATGTEDERLQVFRRVRDEIDARVQAWVAERA, encoded by the coding sequence ATGACCGACGCTCCCCGCCCCATCCGTGTGCTCTTCCTCTGCACCGGCAACACCGCCCGGTCCCAGATGGCCCAGGTGCTGCTTGAACACCACGGGGGGGACAGGTTTCAGGTCACCTCTGCTGGCCTGGAACCAGGTGAGGTGAATCCCCTCACGGTGCAGGTCCTCAAAGAGCAGGGCTTCCCAACGGAGCACCTCCAGGCCAAGGGTGTGCGGCCCTTGATCGCGGAGCACTTCACCTACGTGATCACCGTCTGTGACCGTGCAGAAGCAAATTGCCCCAGCTTCCCGAATGCGACCTACCGATTGTCGTGGTCGTTCGATGATCCAGCTGCGGCCACAGGTACTGAAGACGAGCGCCTGCAGGTGTTCCGCCGCGTGCGGGATGAGATTGACGCCCGCGTGCAGGCCTGGGTCGCGGAGCGCGCATGA
- a CDS encoding MIP/aquaporin family protein: MTVPLSRAVTAEGIGTFALVFFGPGAAVVQAQTGALGHLGVAVVFGLTVTAVIAALAPISGAHINPAATFALTLAGKFPKARVVPYVAAQLIGATLAAFVLLALFGMKGNLGVTVPAGSVMQAFVLELILTFFLLLVALRSGLPWVVGGVVALEAAMGGPITGASMNPARSFGPALASGIWTAHWLYWVAPLLGAALAVAANHLLAPTEPVETQPRRAQEFVPEGETA; this comes from the coding sequence ATGACGGTGCCCCTGTCTCGCGCCGTCACCGCTGAAGGCATAGGCACCTTTGCCCTGGTGTTCTTCGGGCCTGGTGCGGCAGTTGTTCAGGCACAGACGGGGGCTCTCGGGCACCTCGGGGTCGCGGTGGTCTTCGGTCTCACGGTGACGGCCGTCATTGCCGCCCTCGCCCCCATCAGCGGCGCACACATCAACCCAGCCGCTACGTTTGCGCTGACGCTGGCTGGAAAGTTCCCGAAGGCGCGTGTGGTGCCCTACGTGGCCGCTCAGTTGATCGGGGCGACTCTGGCGGCCTTTGTCCTGCTCGCTCTGTTCGGCATGAAGGGCAATCTGGGCGTCACCGTGCCGGCTGGCAGCGTTATGCAGGCGTTCGTTCTGGAACTGATCCTGACCTTCTTCCTCCTCCTGGTCGCCCTGCGGTCGGGATTGCCTTGGGTTGTGGGCGGTGTGGTGGCCCTGGAAGCCGCCATGGGCGGCCCCATCACGGGCGCAAGCATGAACCCGGCCCGCTCCTTTGGTCCGGCCTTGGCCAGCGGCATCTGGACGGCCCACTGGCTGTACTGGGTTGCCCCTTTGCTTGGTGCGGCGCTTGCGGTCGCGGCCAACCACCTCCTGGCCCCCACTGAACCAGTCGAAACCCAGCCCCGCAGGGCCCAGGAATTTGTTCCTGAAGGAGAAACTGCATGA
- the trxB gene encoding thioredoxin-disulfide reductase, which translates to MTQHYDVVIVGGGPAGLTAAIYTGRASLKTLILEKGLPGGQIAQTEEVENYPGFPEPISGMELAGRMQQQAEKFGGVIEMDEVQAIVRDEHDHEYPFTVTGYGGTYRAKAVILATGANPKRLNVPGEEHFWGKGVSTCATCDGFFYRGKKVVVVGGGDAAVEEGLFLTKFADEVTLIHRRDTLRANKVAQARAFSNPKMKFIWDTAVEEIEGEESVTGVRLKNLKTGEVSEMATDGVFIFIGHVPNTDFVKDTVKLRPDGYVDVTDEIYTSVPMLFAAGDVSDYIYRQLGTSVGAGTRAAMSAERALAALEVEAETAAD; encoded by the coding sequence ATGACCCAGCACTACGACGTGGTGATCGTCGGCGGCGGCCCCGCCGGCCTGACCGCTGCGATTTACACCGGCCGCGCCAGCCTGAAGACCCTGATTCTGGAAAAGGGCCTGCCCGGCGGCCAGATTGCTCAGACAGAAGAAGTCGAGAACTACCCCGGTTTCCCCGAGCCCATCAGCGGCATGGAACTGGCGGGCCGCATGCAGCAGCAGGCCGAGAAATTCGGCGGCGTGATCGAAATGGACGAGGTGCAGGCCATCGTGCGCGACGAGCACGACCACGAGTATCCCTTCACGGTGACGGGGTACGGCGGCACCTACCGCGCCAAGGCCGTGATTCTGGCCACCGGGGCCAACCCCAAGCGCCTGAACGTGCCCGGCGAGGAGCACTTCTGGGGCAAGGGCGTCAGCACCTGCGCCACCTGCGACGGTTTCTTTTACCGGGGCAAGAAGGTGGTCGTGGTGGGCGGCGGCGACGCCGCCGTGGAAGAGGGCCTGTTCCTGACCAAGTTTGCTGACGAGGTGACCCTGATTCACCGCCGCGATACCCTGCGCGCCAACAAGGTGGCCCAGGCCCGGGCGTTTTCCAATCCCAAGATGAAGTTCATCTGGGACACGGCGGTCGAGGAAATCGAAGGCGAGGAGAGCGTAACCGGCGTGCGCCTGAAAAACCTCAAGACCGGCGAGGTCAGCGAGATGGCCACCGACGGCGTGTTTATCTTCATCGGTCATGTGCCGAACACCGACTTCGTGAAGGACACCGTGAAGCTGCGCCCCGACGGCTACGTGGACGTGACCGACGAGATCTACACCAGCGTGCCCATGCTGTTTGCGGCCGGCGACGTGAGTGATTACATCTACCGCCAACTGGGCACCAGCGTCGGGGCGGGCACACGCGCCGCCATGAGCGCCGAGCGCGCCCTGGCCGCCCTGGAAGTCGAAGCCGAAACTGCCGCAGACTGA
- a CDS encoding metallophosphoesterase family protein, with protein MKIAVYGDVHGNRFALEAVVEDIKAHQPDAWVNLGDQLFGGADPAGAWQLQQQLKAEYGVLEVRGNTDERLGQPLTETTEKREMLAWLHEQLPEGAGAYVAGLPTSVSLADGQVLAAHGTPDSAWTYLLRDGNAWAHDDLVQERLSNPGNARVVIVGHSHLEHLRQIGALTVVNAGAVSRQKDGSPLARWVLLEGEGGAWNVTFRRVPYNIEAAAQWADQHAYHGTKEATQLRTGKDSK; from the coding sequence ATGAAGATTGCGGTCTATGGAGACGTACATGGCAACCGTTTCGCTCTGGAGGCGGTCGTTGAAGACATCAAGGCCCACCAACCGGACGCCTGGGTCAATCTGGGGGACCAGCTCTTTGGTGGTGCCGACCCCGCTGGGGCGTGGCAGCTTCAACAACAGCTCAAAGCCGAGTACGGCGTCCTGGAAGTGCGGGGGAATACCGATGAGCGCCTGGGGCAGCCGCTCACCGAGACCACCGAAAAGCGCGAGATGCTGGCCTGGCTCCATGAGCAGCTCCCCGAGGGTGCTGGAGCGTACGTGGCTGGCCTGCCCACCTCCGTCTCCTTGGCCGACGGTCAAGTCCTGGCCGCCCACGGGACCCCAGACTCCGCCTGGACCTACCTGCTGCGCGATGGCAACGCCTGGGCACATGACGACTTGGTGCAGGAACGGCTGAGCAACCCCGGGAACGCCCGTGTCGTCATCGTGGGCCACTCCCACCTGGAACACCTTCGCCAGATAGGTGCCTTGACCGTGGTGAACGCGGGTGCGGTCTCCCGGCAGAAAGACGGCTCGCCCCTCGCCCGCTGGGTGCTGCTGGAGGGTGAAGGGGGCGCATGGAACGTCACCTTCCGGCGTGTGCCCTACAACATTGAGGCGGCGGCTCAATGGGCCGACCAACACGCCTATCACGGCACAAAAGAAGCCACGCAGCTCCGGACTGGAAAGGACTCAAAATGA
- a CDS encoding ArsR/SmtB family transcription factor, giving the protein MTTLTAPPVLDQLKALAQDTRYDLVRHLAQGEHCVCDLEALLGLPQSKVSYHLGILKEAGLVTAEQRGKNTYYTLRREPLFRIGGHLLVDLFPDHVGLTHQPKSVC; this is encoded by the coding sequence GTGACCACTCTGACTGCGCCTCCGGTGCTTGACCAGCTTAAGGCGCTTGCACAAGACACCCGATACGACCTGGTGCGTCATCTGGCTCAGGGCGAACACTGTGTTTGCGACCTCGAAGCCCTGCTAGGCTTACCTCAATCCAAAGTCTCTTACCACCTGGGCATCCTCAAAGAAGCGGGCCTCGTGACGGCAGAACAGCGCGGAAAGAATACGTACTACACGCTGCGCCGCGAACCCCTGTTCCGCATTGGTGGTCACCTGCTCGTGGATCTCTTCCCAGATCACGTCGGCTTGACACATCAACCGAAATCGGTGTGTTAA
- a CDS encoding arsenate reductase ArsC, with amino-acid sequence MPRVLILCTHNSARSQMAEALTRNAAQRLGVDLEVHSAGTEATRVKDDAKTVMAELGIDLSTHISKTLWDVPDAQNFDYVVTVCDSAAEACPVYPGKTNRRHYPFTDPSGGSLDRWRTVRDQLKVQFDAFVQALKDGEDAPPTYEDSPAVTVA; translated from the coding sequence GTGCCCCGTGTCCTGATTCTCTGCACCCACAATTCCGCCCGCTCCCAAATGGCCGAAGCCCTCACCCGTAACGCGGCCCAGCGCCTGGGCGTGGACCTGGAGGTGCATTCCGCCGGAACCGAAGCCACGCGGGTCAAAGATGACGCTAAAACCGTGATGGCCGAACTGGGCATTGACCTGTCGACCCATATCAGCAAGACCCTCTGGGATGTGCCTGACGCACAGAACTTCGACTACGTCGTCACCGTTTGTGACAGTGCCGCTGAAGCGTGCCCGGTGTACCCCGGCAAAACCAACCGGCGTCACTACCCGTTCACGGACCCCAGTGGCGGCAGCCTGGACCGCTGGCGCACCGTACGCGACCAGCTTAAAGTCCAGTTCGATGCCTTCGTGCAGGCGCTGAAAGATGGCGAGGACGCGCCCCCCACCTACGAAGACAGTCCTGCCGTCACGGTGGCCTGA